CAAGTAACAGATCGTCTGTTTTCAAACTAATCAAAATTAGCAGTCTCCCTTCCATTATTCGAATTTTAGTAACCCTTTATTTGACTAATGGGTTACTAATAGCTATAATAACACTGTTTTTGAAAAATCCATACTTGGAGTGATCATATTGAAACGTAGTAACACCACAAGATTATTAACGTTATCTGCAATGATGGTAGCAATCTTAATTATATTAGGCTTCTTCCCTGGTATTTCGTTGGGATTTATTCCAGTACCTATCGTTTTACAAAACATGGGAGTGATGATGAGTGGTGAGTTGTTGGGACCTAGGTATGGGACCATCTCAGTATGTCTATTTTTATTATTAGCCTTCATCGGTATGCCCATACTTTCTGGTGGTAATGGTGGTATGGCTGTCTTTATTGGACCAACTGGCGGCTATCTTATAGCTTGGTTATTTACGCCATTACTAATTGGTCTATTAATTAATCGTT
The sequence above is drawn from the Levilactobacillus zymae genome and encodes:
- a CDS encoding biotin transporter BioY, encoding MMVAILIILGFFPGISLGFIPVPIVLQNMGVMMSGELLGPRYGTISVCLFLLLAFIGMPILSGGNGGMAVFIGPTGGYLIAWLFTPLLIGLLINRFQIYNKSWIFELLILLLAGVIFIDLVGAIWLSYQSHITLIAALISNLAFIPGDLIKSALAVIIVRRIRKAMHLSLF